The following proteins are co-located in the Phragmites australis chromosome 10, lpPhrAust1.1, whole genome shotgun sequence genome:
- the LOC133931287 gene encoding uncharacterized protein LOC133931287 isoform X1, whose product MGLRRGRKGVPAPAVAAAAAEGSVQVSYPLFGGFLYAGVSIGFPRKAITLLEANILNLLEDIFKTDLYTGWLEAQTILQDLFYAPAGGGARHGNSRNGKPTLLLFCSISIRYATWTFTILLIKNMW is encoded by the exons ATGGGTCTCCGTAGAGGAAGGAAGGGCGTCCCAGCTCCAGCCGTCGCGGCAGCAGCCGCCGAG GGGTCTGTCCAGGTTTCTTACCCTCTTTTTGGCGGTTTTTTGTATGCTGGTGTGTCTATTGGATTCCCTCGGAAAGCTATAACTTTACTAGAGGCTAATATCCTCAATCTTTTGGAG GACATTTTCAAGACTGATCTATACACTGGTTGGTTAGAGGCACAAACAATACTCCAGGATCTGTTTTACGCTCCTGCCG GAGGTGGAGCAAGACATGGAAACTCCAGAAATGGTAAGCCGACCCTGTTATTGTTCTGCAGTATTTCCATTAGGTACGCGACATGGACATTCACAATACTTCTTATTAAGAACATGTGGTAA
- the LOC133931287 gene encoding uncharacterized protein LOC133931287 isoform X2, translating into MGLRRGRKGVPAPAVAAAAAEGSVQVSYPLFGGFLYAGVSIGFPRKAITLLEANILNLLEDIFKTDLYTGWLEAQTILQDLFYAPAGGGARHGNSRNDENDSDTPQIIGNGRMENFLPEIIQKL; encoded by the exons ATGGGTCTCCGTAGAGGAAGGAAGGGCGTCCCAGCTCCAGCCGTCGCGGCAGCAGCCGCCGAG GGGTCTGTCCAGGTTTCTTACCCTCTTTTTGGCGGTTTTTTGTATGCTGGTGTGTCTATTGGATTCCCTCGGAAAGCTATAACTTTACTAGAGGCTAATATCCTCAATCTTTTGGAG GACATTTTCAAGACTGATCTATACACTGGTTGGTTAGAGGCACAAACAATACTCCAGGATCTGTTTTACGCTCCTGCCG GAGGTGGAGCAAGACATGGAAACTCCAGAAATG ATGAAAACGACTCCGATACGCCGCAAATAATTGGGAATGGTCGAATGGAGAACTTCCTCCCTGAAATAATTCAGAAACTGTAA
- the LOC133931287 gene encoding uncharacterized protein LOC133931287 isoform X3, producing the protein MGLRRGRKGVPAPAVAAAAAEGSVQVSYPLFGGFLYAGVSIGFPRKAITLLEANILNLLEDIFKTDLYTGWLEAQTILQDLFYAPAGGARHGNSRNDENDSDTPQIIGNGRMENFLPEIIQKL; encoded by the exons ATGGGTCTCCGTAGAGGAAGGAAGGGCGTCCCAGCTCCAGCCGTCGCGGCAGCAGCCGCCGAG GGGTCTGTCCAGGTTTCTTACCCTCTTTTTGGCGGTTTTTTGTATGCTGGTGTGTCTATTGGATTCCCTCGGAAAGCTATAACTTTACTAGAGGCTAATATCCTCAATCTTTTGGAG GACATTTTCAAGACTGATCTATACACTGGTTGGTTAGAGGCACAAACAATACTCCAGGATCTGTTTTACGCTCCTGCCG GTGGAGCAAGACATGGAAACTCCAGAAATG ATGAAAACGACTCCGATACGCCGCAAATAATTGGGAATGGTCGAATGGAGAACTTCCTCCCTGAAATAATTCAGAAACTGTAA
- the LOC133931287 gene encoding uncharacterized protein LOC133931287 isoform X4 — translation MGLRRGRKGVPAPAVAAAAAEGSVQVSYPLFGGFLYAGVSIGFPRKAITLLEANILNLLEDIFKTDLYTGWLEAQTILQDLFYAPAGGGARHGNSRNEGIAPPWFPSLERTKHGTISGWI, via the exons ATGGGTCTCCGTAGAGGAAGGAAGGGCGTCCCAGCTCCAGCCGTCGCGGCAGCAGCCGCCGAG GGGTCTGTCCAGGTTTCTTACCCTCTTTTTGGCGGTTTTTTGTATGCTGGTGTGTCTATTGGATTCCCTCGGAAAGCTATAACTTTACTAGAGGCTAATATCCTCAATCTTTTGGAG GACATTTTCAAGACTGATCTATACACTGGTTGGTTAGAGGCACAAACAATACTCCAGGATCTGTTTTACGCTCCTGCCG GAGGTGGAGCAAGACATGGAAACTCCAGAAATG AAGGGATCGCTCCCCCCTGGTTTCCTTCCTTAGAGAGAACCAAACATGGTACAATTAGTGGTTGGATATAG